Genomic DNA from Labilibaculum sp. DW002:
TGACAAGGATAAAGGAACAAGATTCAAGGAAAAAGTAGAAAGGAGAAAGGAAAAAGTTTCTAGCTCCAAGTTCTAAAGAAAAAGGATAAAGAGTCATCAATTGCCCCGTGCTTTAGCTCGGGGTTTTAGAAGGAAATATAAAGCTGTGACAACTTATGACATCTGTTAATTTTGCTGTGACATAAATGTTTTTTTCTCACCCTAATTTTACCAATAGAAGTTTAAGATAGATGAAGGAATGGAAGGCGTACGATTCCATTCTCTTTTAAAGTTTTAAAAATGATTGGTAACATTTAAAATTAGGGTTATGAAAACGATAAAGATTGTATTTTTCGCATTAGTATGTTTAGTATTAACAACTAATTTTGCAATGGCGGTTGAGCCAGAGAAGCAAAAGATTGAAAAAGAAAAAATTCAATTACTTAAGAAAATTAAAAGATCAGTTTCGAGTACAAGTTTTGCTGATTTTATGCAAGAAGGGAAATCGGAGCAGGTTATTGTACGTTGCACGGTAAATGAAAACAACCGAGTGGTAGTTAGTAAGGTTATTGGTTTTGATGATGAACTTAAGAAAGCGATTCGAAAAAATATGGACGACAAGTTAATTAAGGCAAGTTCTGATTTAGTTGGACAGGAATTGGCACTTCATTTTACATTTAAAATGAAATAAGGGTAAAATTGGAATTAGCTACAAGATAAAAGGATGATAATGAAAAGTAGGATCTCTAAAATACATATGGTAAAGCTTGGCTTACTGCTACTGTTCTTGATTTTTCAAGTGGGTAGTGTAAAATCAGAAAACCTGAGAAGCTTGGTTAACCTAAAAGGATATTGGAAATTTTCAATTGGGGATGATCCGCAGTGGGCCAACCCCAATTATAATGATTCGAAATGGCAAAAGGTATTTGTGCCTGATAGTTGGGAAACAAATGGTTTCGAGGACTACAATGGATACGCCTGGTATCGAAAAACTTTTGAATTGAATCAATCATACAATCGTGAGTTTGTTTATTTGCGAATGGGGAAAATTGATGATGTTGATGAGGTTTTTGTGAATGGAAAATTGGTAGGCGCATCGGGGAATTTTCCTCCTCGAATGAAAACGGCTTATGATATTCCGCGAATGTACCCAGTTCCGGTAAGTTTGCTTCGGGAAGATGGCAAAAATACAATTGCAGTTCGTGTGTACGATGAAATTTTGGATGGTGGAATTATTAGTGGTGACATTGGTTTGTTTTTAGATCTCGATCAGATAAAAATGGATGTAGACTTAAGTGGCTATTGGAATTTTGAAATCAATAAAACGGTAGATAAAGGAAATTTGAATTGTGTGAATTACCGAAAAGGGAAAATATTTGTTCCTGGATTTTGGGAAACAAGAGGATACAACGACTATGATGGGAAAGCTGTTTACACAAAGAGTTTTTCTTATCCATCCGATTTAAGTCGAGATGACAAGGTTTTGGTTCTGGGTGTAATTGATGATGAAGATGAGGTATATTTGAATGGAGATAAGCTGAGAGTATTGAGAGCTAAGCAGGATCGAAGAAGTTCTTATGCGAATTCGAATTATGCTACCTTTCGTGCTTATGAAATACCAGATGGCTTACTGAATAGGTCGAATGGAAATGAGATTGAAGTTATTGTGACCGATCATATGGGACCAGGTGGAATTTATAGGGGACCTATTGGAATTACCAATAGAGACAGAGCCGAGGCATTGCTTCAAAGGGAATACAAAGACAATCGATCGAATGTGCAGAAGTTTTTTGATTATTGGTTCGATTAATTTATTGTGGGAAGATATACTGGAGATATGGAGAAGACAAAAGGATATATAATTGTGATACTGATTATGCTATGCTGTAGTGGCTTTAGTTTGAATGCCAATGCTCAAGATTATCGGAAAGTGGTTGATTTGAATGGATCGTGGAAATTTTCGATAGGAGATAATGAAAAATGGGCAGCAGCCGATTATAATGATTCCAATTGGGAGCGAATTCAAGTGCCATCACAGTGGGAAAATCAAGGCTTTCATGGCTACGATGGTTTTGCTTGGTACCGAACCAATTTTAATTTTCCATCCTCGTTAAAAGCACAATCTTTGTTTCTTAAACTAGGTACTATTGATGATGTAGATGAAGTTTACGTTAATGGAAAAAGGGTAGGGCGTACCGGTACTTTTCCGCCTCATTTTTCAACGGCTTACAATTCTAATCGTGTGTATCATGTTCCTGTTGGCTATTTAAAAGAGAACAACAATACTATTGCTGTTCGTGTGTACGATGATATAGGAGAAGGCGGGATTGTTCATGGTGATATTTCTTTAGTAGTTGATCGCGATGCCATTCCTTTGGATGTTGATTTGCAAGGAGATTGGAAATTTAAAACAGGTCGAAATGCCCACAAAGATTTAGGGTCGGTAATTGATTGGGACGATATTTTGGTTCCTGGCCATTGGGAAAATCAAGGTTACAAGAATTACGATGGTTACGCTTGCTATGTGCTCGATTTTGCTGTAAGTGCAAATGTTCTGGCAGAAAGAATGGTTTTGGTTTTGGGCAAGATTGACGATCTTGATCAGGTATATGTGAATGGCGTTTTGGTAGGGCAATCGGGAGAATTCAAACCATCTACGGTTCAGAGATATGATCAAACTTATCGCCAGATGCGAGGCTATTATTTACCTCCTAATTTGATTAAAGCAAACGAAGAAACTCGAATTGTTGTACGTGTTTACGACGCAGTAGAGGGTGGAGGTATTTATACTGGGTCAATTGGCTTAATAACACAAGAAAACTACATCGATTATTGGAACAGCCGAAGAAGAAGATGATTTACAGTGATCAGTTAGCAGTGAACGGTTATCAGTGAACAGTTATCAGTAAAATTAACCTACTGTCTTTTTCCTTGTTACTTTCTCCTTGGAGCTTGAAACTTTTTCCTTGAAGCTTTATTCTTGAACCTTAATAAATAGAATTGGCTTGCGCTTTTCTTTTCTTCTTGTCCTCTTTCTCCTTTAGCTTTTCCTTCTTTAGGCGTGCACGTTCTTCTCTTTTCAATTTCTTTTTAATTTTTCGTTTCTGCGCTTGGGTCATGCTTTCGCGGATATCATCATCGGGGGCAGAAATACCTCTGTTGCTTCTGCTTGAATTGTAATCTTGTGCACGAGTGCCATTGTTATTGCCGTTATTTCCTATATCATCTCCAGATGTGTCTGTAGCAGAATCTGCTTTGTTCGATCTGCTTGAATTGTAGTCGGTAGCTTCTACGCCACGATTATTTCCACCATTGTTATCCATATCCAATACGGAATGATTGGAGTTTTTATTGCTTCGGCTCGAGTTGTAGTCCGTTGCTTTGCTACCATCATTATTGCCATCATCTCCTGATGTATCGGTAGCGGAATCTGCTTTGTTCGATCTGCTTGAATTGTAATCGGTGGCTTCTACGCCACGATTATTTCCGCCATTGTTATCTACATCCAATACAGAATGATTGGTGTTTTTATTGCTTCGGCTCGAGTTGTAGTCCGTTGCTTTGCTACCATCATTATTGCCATCATCTCCTGATGTATCGGTAGCGGAATCTGCTTTGTTCGATCTGCTGGAATTGTAGTCGGTGGCTTCTACGCCACGATTATTTCCACCATTGTTATCTACATCCAATACAGAATGATTGGAGTTTTTATTGCTTCGGCTTGAGTTGTAATCCGTTGCTTTGCTTCCATCATTATTGCCATCATCACCTGATGTATCCGTAGCGTTATCTGCTTTGTTCGATCTGCTTGAATTGTAGTCGGTGGCTTCTACGCCACGATTATTTCCACCATTGTTATCTACATCCAATACAGAATGATTGGTGTTTTTATTGCTTCGGCTCGAGTTGTAGTCCGTTGCTTTGCTACCATCATTATTGCCATCATCACCTGATGTATCGCTAGCCGTATCTGCTTTGTTCGATCTGCTGGAATTGTAGTCGGTAGCTGCAACACCTCTGTTTCCTGTATTGCTATTTGGTCGATCGGCGGAAATTCCTCTGTTACTGCGGCTCGAATTGTAATCTTGTGCTTTGCCACCCGAAGTTCCGCCTGTGTTGCCTCCCGAATTATTGGCACCCTCGTACAAAACATTTTCCCCTTGATTGCTGTTTTGTTGATACATTGGGTTGCTATTGTTACTGCTTCTAGGCTGATACATTGGATTATCACCTTTGGTTCCTGAGTTCTGATAGAGTGGGTTGGAGCTTCTCTGGGAATGGTTAGCGCAAAGACTACCAATGCTAATGCTAACACCAAAATTCATGTTTAAACTAGAAAAATTCAAGCTTTTAGCCGTGAATGGAATTTCACTTGCCAAATCAGGATCTAACCTGCCATCGGCACCAATTGCTTTCGATAAATCTTTGCTATAGAAATTGATATCGGAATTGAACGTAGTTACATATTCGCTACTTACGAATAGTTGCAAGCCAGTACAAACTTCCGTTTTAATTTTGGCCCCCACACGAGCACTCAATGCTTTTACACTTTGTTGATTTAGTTTCTCTGTTGTGATGTCGGTATTGGCCTGTAAACTTTTAATTTCAGGTGTACTCGTTACCGATAATCCGGTTCTTCCATATACTTGAATGGCAAATTTGCTATTGCCCAAGCTGAACTGTGGCCCTACATCAAATGTAGTACTGCTGTATTGGTTTCGGGATCCTTGTACAGGACCAAATTCTTGTCTTACATTAAAAGAGGAATGTTTGGCTCCAAAGCCCAAGGAGATTTTTTCGCAGAATTGTTTGCTTAGTGATAGTTCACTATTGAATCCATCTTCTACAAAATCTTCGAAGCCTCCATTGGGAAGGCTAATACCGTTGATTATTTCGATTTGTAATTTGCCTGAATTCGATTGGCTATTTTGTGCATTAGAATAGGTGCAGAACAATATTAGGACGATAGACAAGAAAAGGTTTTTCATACGTGGGGATCTTTAAGTGCAAGACTATTAGTCGGCTGGTTTAGGTCCGATTGATATCTTAAGATACGAAAAAATATTTAAGGATGAAAAAGTCTTTTATTGCTTTTGCAGCTTTGTTTAATAAGTGTTGACTTTTTGATATTGTGGACTAAAAGCACACGAAGAGTATTATGTCTGGAGACTTGGTGCATTGTGAGAACAAGAAATGCATTGCGTCTGGAGACTTGGTACATTGTTAGAACAGGAAATGTTCCGCGCCTGGAAACTTGGTACATTGTGAGAACAAGAAATGTATCACGTCTGGAGACTTGGTGCATTGTGAGAATAGGAAATGTATCGTGTCTGGAGACTTGGTACATTGTGAGAACAGGAAATGTTCCGCGCCTGGAAACTTGGTACATTGTTAGAACAAGAAATGTATCAAGTCTGGCGACTTGGTGCATTGTGTGTACCGGAAGGGTATCACTTTTGGAAAAGTGATGGGGCGAGTGTGTTGTTATTTAGTCACTTATCTATTTTTGTGCTTCTTGCTTGCGATTTACTTTACATTTTTCAAAAAACATGACAAACACCAAAGTAAGCTGTCTACAAAAAGGACCCTATAGTCTTTATTTAGTTAAATGGTAATGCCCTGTTAAATAATCAGGATGATTCTTTTGTTAGACACATATTGTTTTGTAGATTCAAGGGCGAAAAACGAATTTGTGCGATATTGCCACCCAATAGGGTGTTGTAAAGTGCATGGATGCGATATACACATTTGTTAACACAAAAACGAAAAAAATGAGACAACAATGAAAATACTAATGACAATTATTTTTGCTTTCTTAATTATTTCTTGTAAGTCGAATACAGAAAAGCAGGAAACAAAAGCTGTTCAGTTAAAAGCACAAATATCAGCTCAAACTGTGCCTAATAAGCAAAAATCAGAAGTTTCAAAAAAAACCTATACTCTCAATGACATAAAAATTACTTTGACACAGGCCAAAAGTGATGGAAAAGAATTTTACTGTAAATCAAGACTATTAATATCTAGAAATAATGATTCAATTGATAGTTTGAACTTTACATCTGAACCAGTTGGTGGACATTATGGTATTTCAACACCAATACAAATTGATAACCACTTAATTTTCACAAAACACGGAGATTATGACGGAAGGACTATCATAGTTGATGACAAGGGGGAAGTGTTCAATATAATCGGTGGTTTAAACTATTACGATCCAAACAAAAGTCTTCTTTTCACAATTTACGAATCCGACTTAAGTGGTTTTGCAGTGTTTGACTTGAAAAATGATTCATTAAAATTTGAAATGCAGGAAATGGAAGATTATCCAATTTCATTTCACAAGGCATTTGGAGAAAGATATTTTATTTTGTGCAACAATGAAGATGCTGACGAAGGAGATATTGCAATTTGGGAAATTGAATTTGAACTTAATAGAATTTTGCAAGTTGACTTTGATATAAACAATATTAACGAAGAAAACATTCTAAAAACGTGGAAATTGGAAGATGTAAATTGCGAATGTGATGAATGAAAAAACGAAATGCCAATAAAAGCTAAATAATCATGGGGGTTATGAGTCGTTTGCAATTAATTGCTATTGGGAGCACAAGAAGATGGTACGGCCGCTGAGTGGAAATTGAAACAAAACCTATTATTTAAACTGAATTACACTTTTATAAAATGAGAAAAATAACCTTACTAATTCTGCTTATTGGACTTTGTACAATTTGTAAAGCTCAGACAGAAAGAGAGAAAGCGATTGACTTGAAAAATCATGCAGTTGAGTTAATGGATAATGGTAAAATAGATGAATCAATAAAGATTTTAGAACGGGCTCAACAAATTGATCCAGATTTTATTACCATTCCCTACGAAATTGCATTTGCCTATCAATTAACAAAAGAATATGATAAAAGTATAGAGATTGCTAAACCATTATTAAAACACCCCGATGTTTTTGATCTTGTTTATCAGTTGATTGGAAATTCCTATGATTTAAAAGGAAATAAAGCTAAGGCTATTAAAATGTATGATAAAGGAATCAAGAAATTTCCCAATTCCGGTAAATTACATCTTGAAAAAGGCATAGTTATGGCAAGTCAGGAGAAATGGTTTGAAGCATTAGATATTTGGGAGCAAGGGATCGTGGCTGACCCATCTCATTCATCTAATTACTATTATGCAAGTCAAGTATTAGCTCAGACGGATGAGCGGATATGGGGAGTTTATTATGGGGAAATCTTTCTCAACCTTGAGCCAAATTCGCAAAGGTCCGCTCAGATAAGCAAACTTCTATACGATACATACAAAACATGCTTTCCTATAAAAAATAATAAATGGGGATTACAATTCAGTCATAAGGCTACCAATATCGTTTTAGGTGATTTAAAGGATATAAAATTCTCCTTCGAAACGATACACAATCTTGTCATGGAGCAAGGATATAAAGGAGTCGAGCCTGAATTTACGATAGATAATTTAATTAATATTAGAAAACAATTTCTAGAAGAATGGAATGCTGAATATGCTGAAAGATATCCTAATCTTATATTTGACTATCATGACTTTTTGATTAAAAACAAAATGTTTGAGCCATATATGTATTGGACTTTAAAAGGAGGTGCTGAGAATGAATTTCAGATTTGGAAGTCAAATAATGCGAGTACTCATAGTAAATTCATAGAGTGGTTTAATAATAATCCAATGTCATTTCCGGATGATAGAAAAACAAATAGATTTAGTTATTAATCATTTTTCCCCGTTAGCCCGAGCTTGTAGCTCGTGTTCTTCGCAAGCAGTAAACTTGTGCCTAGCAGATGTTTGAAAGAAAAAGAATAACGCAAACTGCCACAATTCATACAACTTACTGTATTTGCATAATTAATACGGATGAGATTTATGGAATAAGCAAAGAAAAAGCATCTTATAAGAAAATACTGATTATGAAACATACAATTTTTATTCTATTTATTGCATTACTATTAGGATCGTGTCATCAGAGCCCGTCGGATAAAGCTGATTTTATTGCAGATGATTTGATGATGGAAGAAATGATTCCGATCACAAGACAAGAACTAAGTAGTCCACCACCTTTACCTCCATGGGAGACAAAAGAAGTGATTAAGAAAAAAATCATAAAAGATGGACGGATTGGTATTGAGGTTGATAATTTAGAACAGACTAAAAAACAGATAGATTCTTTAGTGGTAAAGCATGGTGGATATTATGCGAATGAACGATTAAACAATTCGGATTGGCAAATATCCTATAATCTGAAAATAAGAATTCCGAGTAATAGCTTTGAAAAACTGATTGGTGAGATTGAGACGGGCGGTGGCGAAATAAAGTATAAGGAAATTGATGCAAGAGATGTCACAGATCAATTCATTGATTTAGAAATTAGACTTGAAAACAAAAAGAATTACTTAAAAAAGTACAATGACCTATTGAAACAGGCAAAATCAGTTAAAGATATCCTTGAAATTGAAGAAAGGATTCGAGGAATTGAAGAGGAGATTGAAAGTACAACAGGGAGGCTGAAATATTTAAGTGATTTAGTAGATTATAGCACACTCAATTTAGAAATATTAAAGCCTAAGGATTATAAATACCAACCCGAAAAACGTGATAAATTTACAAAACGACTAAAGCATGCGCTTTCAAAAGGTTGGTTTGGATTTGTGGATTTTATTGTGTTTGTGATTAAAATTTGGCCTTTCTGGATAATTGTAGGAATTATAGTTTACGCTTGGAAAAAATATAGAAATCGAAAAAAGAATAAGGAATAATTGAACACAACAAAGGTGAAATTATCATGGGCGTTATAGGTCATTTATAAAAAACATTAACAGATAAATAAACATATAAAAATGAATAAAAAAGCATTAAAAATTATTGGAGTTATTGTGTCGATAATTGTGATTGTCATATTTCTTGATTTAGTTTTAGGGGAATTTCTAACTGGTTGGAATAATCCAAGGTAATCTTACAAATTGGGATTTACCAAAAGCAATAATTAATCTATGAAAAATAGAACTTGCCCAAATTGTGGAAATAAATACTCATTTCTTTCCTATGTTAAAAAATCGATGTTCAAATGAATACAATGCAGAAGGTAATGCACAACGTAAAGACGCAATGCATTGCGTCTCTACAAAATGTCGTGATGTGGTTCTCGCTTCTGCACGATTGTAACGTGTGGATTTGTAGACTAGAAAAACAAACTTTACGATCAATTACCAAAATCAATAGCCAATAGTAACTATAATCAGGAAATGACAATATATAATTGGTCAAAAATAATGGAAATGAAATCTAACGAAGAGCTCATAGAGATTTCTGAAAAATCATCTAATGAAATAGAAAGTGAAGGAATTACTGCAGCTGAAATTGAGATTCGAAAAAGAATAAAAGGTGGACTTTTTACGATAGCCAACGAGTCAGAGTTTCCAGAAAAGCCAATTCTAGATGAGCAAAAGCAATCTTATAAAAAATCACTTATGAGTGCTGTTGTTTTTATAGCTGCATTCTACTTCATTTTTAAATGGGAATTAGATTACATTTTTATTTTAACTGGAATATTACTTATTCATGAATTGGGTCATTTATTAGCAATGAAGGCTTATAATTACAAGGACTTAAATATGTTTTTTATTCCGTTGCTTGGAGCTGCTGCCTCTGGAACAAAAAAAGAGGTTAGTCAAAAACAGAAAGTATGGATTTCAATGGCAGGACCTTTACCTGGGATTATCATTGGTTCTTTTATCTATGCAAATGGTTATGCCTCTGAGAGTGAGATGTACATGAGAATTGGAAATATTTTCATCTATTTAAACCTCTTCAACCTTCTTCCCATAATGCCATTAGACGGAGGGCGAATACTTAAAGACTTGTTTTTTCATAAAAAAGAAAAAATAAGCATCATCTTCTTATGGGTGTCAATTGCATGTTTGATTATCATAGCGATAAAAATGGAAGCCTTTATGCTTTTATTAATTCCTGTGTTTCTTTTTACTCAAATAAATGTTCAATCGGAATATTCTAAAATGAGAAAGCTATTTGTAAAAAAGGGCTTCGATATTAACAAAGGCTATGATGATCTAAGTAAAAAAGAGTACTGGTTATTCCGAGATGAACTTGCGATAAACATGAAGATGATCGCCAAAATGATAGAACCTAAAAGATATGTTGTAACAGCTAATGAAAAAAATGTAATTAATGCTCTTAATAATATTCTACAAAAGGATCCATTAAAGGATATCGGGATTGGTGGGAAAATAGCTTTCATATTCTTATGGATTACTGCATTTCTATTGCCGTTTATAGTATTAGTAGTTTATTATTTAATGGGATTAATAGCGTTTTAGAAAATTAACAATACACAATAAAAGATAAATAAACATATAAAAATGAATACAATGCAGAAGGTAATGCACAACGTAAAGACGCAATGCATTGCGTCTCTACAAAATATCGTGATGTGGTTCTCGCTTCTGCACAATTGTAACGTGTGGATTGGTAAACTAGAAGAACAACCTATACGATCAATTACCAAAATCAATAGCCAATAGTAACTATAATCAGGAAATGACAATATATAATTGGTCAAAAATTATGGGGACTTAGTAGGACAGCAATAGGCAATTCCGTCACATAAACTACAAACACACAATTAATCAATACAATGGATAATTTAGAATACAAAATTGAACCGAAAGAAAACTTTTATTTTGCATTAAAAGTAATATTTGGATTAGCAGGTTATGTGCTTTTCTACTATATCATTAAATTACTTTTTTCGAATGATAATTTCATGTCATTTGTTCCCTTGTTGGTTTATATTCCGATTATATTACTTGT
This window encodes:
- a CDS encoding sugar-binding domain-containing protein, whose product is MKSRISKIHMVKLGLLLLFLIFQVGSVKSENLRSLVNLKGYWKFSIGDDPQWANPNYNDSKWQKVFVPDSWETNGFEDYNGYAWYRKTFELNQSYNREFVYLRMGKIDDVDEVFVNGKLVGASGNFPPRMKTAYDIPRMYPVPVSLLREDGKNTIAVRVYDEILDGGIISGDIGLFLDLDQIKMDVDLSGYWNFEINKTVDKGNLNCVNYRKGKIFVPGFWETRGYNDYDGKAVYTKSFSYPSDLSRDDKVLVLGVIDDEDEVYLNGDKLRVLRAKQDRRSSYANSNYATFRAYEIPDGLLNRSNGNEIEVIVTDHMGPGGIYRGPIGITNRDRAEALLQREYKDNRSNVQKFFDYWFD
- a CDS encoding site-2 protease family protein: MKSNEELIEISEKSSNEIESEGITAAEIEIRKRIKGGLFTIANESEFPEKPILDEQKQSYKKSLMSAVVFIAAFYFIFKWELDYIFILTGILLIHELGHLLAMKAYNYKDLNMFFIPLLGAAASGTKKEVSQKQKVWISMAGPLPGIIIGSFIYANGYASESEMYMRIGNIFIYLNLFNLLPIMPLDGGRILKDLFFHKKEKISIIFLWVSIACLIIIAIKMEAFMLLLIPVFLFTQINVQSEYSKMRKLFVKKGFDINKGYDDLSKKEYWLFRDELAINMKMIAKMIEPKRYVVTANEKNVINALNNILQKDPLKDIGIGGKIAFIFLWITAFLLPFIVLVVYYLMGLIAF
- a CDS encoding DUF4349 domain-containing protein — encoded protein: MKHTIFILFIALLLGSCHQSPSDKADFIADDLMMEEMIPITRQELSSPPPLPPWETKEVIKKKIIKDGRIGIEVDNLEQTKKQIDSLVVKHGGYYANERLNNSDWQISYNLKIRIPSNSFEKLIGEIETGGGEIKYKEIDARDVTDQFIDLEIRLENKKNYLKKYNDLLKQAKSVKDILEIEERIRGIEEEIESTTGRLKYLSDLVDYSTLNLEILKPKDYKYQPEKRDKFTKRLKHALSKGWFGFVDFIVFVIKIWPFWIIVGIIVYAWKKYRNRKKNKE
- a CDS encoding tetratricopeptide repeat protein — protein: MRKITLLILLIGLCTICKAQTEREKAIDLKNHAVELMDNGKIDESIKILERAQQIDPDFITIPYEIAFAYQLTKEYDKSIEIAKPLLKHPDVFDLVYQLIGNSYDLKGNKAKAIKMYDKGIKKFPNSGKLHLEKGIVMASQEKWFEALDIWEQGIVADPSHSSNYYYASQVLAQTDERIWGVYYGEIFLNLEPNSQRSAQISKLLYDTYKTCFPIKNNKWGLQFSHKATNIVLGDLKDIKFSFETIHNLVMEQGYKGVEPEFTIDNLINIRKQFLEEWNAEYAERYPNLIFDYHDFLIKNKMFEPYMYWTLKGGAENEFQIWKSNNASTHSKFIEWFNNNPMSFPDDRKTNRFSY
- a CDS encoding sugar-binding domain-containing protein: MEKTKGYIIVILIMLCCSGFSLNANAQDYRKVVDLNGSWKFSIGDNEKWAAADYNDSNWERIQVPSQWENQGFHGYDGFAWYRTNFNFPSSLKAQSLFLKLGTIDDVDEVYVNGKRVGRTGTFPPHFSTAYNSNRVYHVPVGYLKENNNTIAVRVYDDIGEGGIVHGDISLVVDRDAIPLDVDLQGDWKFKTGRNAHKDLGSVIDWDDILVPGHWENQGYKNYDGYACYVLDFAVSANVLAERMVLVLGKIDDLDQVYVNGVLVGQSGEFKPSTVQRYDQTYRQMRGYYLPPNLIKANEETRIVVRVYDAVEGGGIYTGSIGLITQENYIDYWNSRRRR